One genomic segment of Amycolatopsis sp. WQ 127309 includes these proteins:
- a CDS encoding M28 family peptidase has product MKWKTKLGAGVTALAAVLGVVTAPAATAAPVTSLAAPDISLANIKTHLNQLQTIANNNGGTRSPRGAGYAASVTYVENLLKNAGYTTTRQTCTSCLGQSQNLIAEWPQGDASQVIMLGAHLDSVSAGPGINDNGSGSASILETALTLARTNPAMAKRVRFGWWADEESGLVGSKYYVNNLPSAERTKIKTYLNFDMIGSKNWGYFVYDDVASVKAIFDEYFSSIGIQTEGDSEGDGRSDHASFKSAGIPVGGLATGAGDIKSSAQAQKWGGTAGAAFDNCYHRACDTTSNIPDAPLEKNSDAIGYALWKLAVAAPQGNDFSVSLNPTAGTVQPGQSLQVAVSTTTTSGSAQSIALTASGLPAGATASFSPATVQSGGSSTLTIATSASTPTGTFPITVTADGASADHTAAFSLGVGSTSSCAPVTNGTRLTIPDYPGAAVSSTATVGGCARNASGTTKVEVHITHTYRGDLVIDLVAPDGSSYRLKSSSSDSTANLDTTYTVNASSEAANGAWKLQLRDVGPADTGYLSSWTLTV; this is encoded by the coding sequence ATGAAGTGGAAGACGAAGCTCGGCGCCGGGGTCACCGCCCTGGCCGCTGTGTTAGGGGTCGTGACCGCGCCCGCGGCTACAGCTGCACCGGTCACGTCGCTCGCGGCGCCGGACATCTCGCTGGCCAACATCAAGACCCACCTCAACCAGCTGCAGACCATCGCCAACAACAACGGCGGCACGCGCTCCCCGCGCGGCGCCGGGTACGCGGCTTCCGTGACCTACGTGGAAAACCTGCTCAAGAACGCCGGGTACACGACGACCCGGCAGACCTGCACCAGCTGCCTCGGGCAGTCGCAGAACCTGATCGCGGAGTGGCCGCAGGGTGACGCGAGCCAGGTCATCATGCTCGGCGCGCACCTCGACAGCGTCAGCGCCGGGCCCGGCATCAACGACAACGGCTCCGGCAGCGCGTCGATCCTCGAGACCGCGCTGACGCTGGCCCGCACCAACCCGGCGATGGCCAAGCGCGTCCGCTTCGGCTGGTGGGCCGACGAGGAGTCCGGCCTGGTCGGCTCGAAGTACTACGTCAACAACCTGCCCAGCGCCGAGCGCACGAAGATCAAGACCTACCTCAACTTCGACATGATCGGCTCCAAGAACTGGGGCTACTTCGTCTACGACGACGTCGCTTCGGTCAAGGCGATCTTCGACGAGTACTTCTCCTCGATCGGCATCCAGACCGAGGGCGACAGCGAGGGTGACGGGCGGTCCGACCACGCGTCGTTCAAGAGCGCGGGCATCCCGGTCGGCGGCCTGGCCACCGGCGCCGGCGACATCAAGAGCTCGGCGCAGGCCCAGAAGTGGGGCGGCACCGCGGGTGCGGCGTTCGACAACTGCTACCACCGCGCGTGCGACACGACGTCGAACATCCCGGACGCGCCGCTGGAGAAGAACTCCGACGCCATCGGGTACGCGCTGTGGAAGCTGGCCGTCGCCGCGCCGCAGGGCAACGACTTCTCCGTGAGCCTGAACCCGACGGCCGGGACCGTCCAACCCGGACAGTCGCTCCAGGTCGCCGTGAGCACCACGACGACGTCCGGCTCGGCCCAGTCGATCGCGCTGACGGCGTCCGGCCTGCCCGCGGGCGCGACGGCGTCGTTCAGCCCGGCCACCGTGCAGTCGGGCGGCTCCTCGACGCTGACCATCGCGACTTCCGCGTCGACGCCGACCGGGACGTTCCCGATCACCGTGACGGCCGACGGCGCGAGCGCCGACCACACGGCGGCGTTCTCGCTGGGTGTCGGCAGCACGTCGTCGTGCGCGCCGGTCACCAACGGGACCCGGCTGACCATCCCGGACTACCCGGGTGCCGCGGTGAGCAGCACCGCGACCGTCGGCGGCTGCGCGCGCAACGCGTCCGGCACCACCAAGGTCGAGGTGCACATCACCCACACCTACCGCGGTGACCTGGTCATCGATCTGGTCGCTCCGGACGGTTCGTCGTACCGCCTGAAGAGCTCCAGCAGCGACTCGACGGCGAACCTCGACACCACCTACACCGTCAACGCCTCGTCGGAGGCCGCGAACGGCGCGTGGAAGCTGCAGCTGCGTGACGTCGGCCCGGCCGACACCGGTTACCTGTCCTCCTGGACGCTGACCGTCTGA
- a CDS encoding M4 family metallopeptidase has translation MTHRGFRTGLAAAAGLAMTLALPVTPANAAQQAQPAAPEAAAARAADQAAASGLDALKRGPAEAFRRVGLTAGGGGLFYGAYQRTYQGLRVVGGDAVVVADGAGRVRGTSAAETAAITVGTQAGLDAAKAAATARAQLATVDSVSTPEKVVLAGATPKLAYEVVVAGRTASAPSNLHVFVDAATGAVLDKRDDVKTFSSGAKSQAQPGTVNVAGTGNSYYVGNVSIDTTQSGSTYTMRDPGRTGISCGREGGSVYSGPDNAWGNGTGTDLETGCVDVLYSVQTEWKMLSEWLGRNGINGSGTGYPASVGLADVNAYWNGSSTHFGHSQDNQRQATSMDVVGHEFGHGIFQFTPGGAGSGNENGGMNESTGDIFGALTEAYANNPKDVPDYQVGEGVNLVGQGPIRYMYQPSLVGDPNCYSSSIPSTEVHAAAGPQNHWFYLLAEGSAPGGGKPNSPTCNSSSVTGLGIQKAGKIFYNGLLKKTSSWNHKAARKATLEAAIALYPGSCTEYNTTKAAWDAVSVTAATGEPASCTGGGPDFSVALNPASGSVQPGGSATTTVSTAITSGAAQSITLSASGLPAGATASFSPATVQSGGSSTLTIATTSSTPTGSFPITITADGASTDHTASFSLTVGTTGSCAPVTNGTRLNIPDYPGAAVSSTSTVAGCARNASSTTKVEVHITHTYSGDLVLDLVAPDGSSYRLKNSSSSSTPNINTTYTVNASSEAGNGAWKLQIRDVGPADTGYLSSWTLTV, from the coding sequence ATGACCCATCGTGGGTTCAGAACGGGCTTGGCGGCCGCCGCCGGGCTCGCCATGACGCTCGCTTTGCCGGTGACCCCGGCGAACGCGGCGCAGCAAGCACAACCCGCCGCTCCCGAAGCGGCCGCCGCCCGGGCCGCCGACCAGGCCGCCGCGAGCGGCCTCGACGCCCTCAAGCGCGGCCCGGCCGAGGCGTTCCGGCGCGTCGGCCTGACCGCCGGTGGCGGCGGCCTCTTCTACGGCGCCTACCAGCGGACCTACCAGGGCCTGCGGGTCGTGGGCGGGGACGCGGTGGTCGTGGCCGACGGCGCCGGGCGCGTCCGCGGCACCAGCGCGGCCGAGACCGCGGCGATCACCGTCGGGACCCAGGCCGGGCTCGACGCCGCCAAGGCCGCCGCCACCGCGCGCGCCCAGCTGGCCACTGTGGACAGTGTGAGCACGCCGGAGAAGGTCGTGCTGGCCGGGGCGACGCCGAAGCTGGCCTACGAGGTCGTCGTCGCCGGGCGCACCGCGAGCGCGCCGAGCAACCTGCACGTGTTCGTCGACGCCGCCACCGGCGCGGTCCTCGACAAGCGGGACGACGTCAAGACGTTCTCCTCCGGCGCGAAGAGCCAGGCTCAGCCGGGCACGGTGAACGTCGCCGGCACCGGCAACAGCTACTACGTCGGCAACGTCTCGATCGACACCACGCAGTCCGGCAGCACCTACACGATGCGCGACCCGGGCCGCACCGGCATCAGCTGCGGCCGCGAGGGCGGTTCGGTCTACAGCGGCCCCGACAACGCGTGGGGCAACGGCACCGGCACGGACCTCGAAACCGGCTGCGTCGACGTCCTCTACAGCGTCCAGACCGAGTGGAAGATGCTCAGCGAGTGGCTGGGCCGCAACGGCATCAACGGCAGCGGCACCGGCTACCCGGCGTCCGTCGGCCTCGCCGACGTCAACGCCTACTGGAACGGCTCCTCGACCCACTTCGGGCACTCGCAGGATAACCAGCGCCAGGCCACCTCGATGGACGTCGTCGGCCACGAGTTCGGCCACGGCATCTTCCAGTTCACCCCGGGCGGTGCCGGTTCCGGCAACGAGAACGGCGGGATGAACGAGTCGACCGGTGACATCTTCGGCGCGCTGACCGAGGCCTACGCCAACAACCCGAAGGACGTCCCGGACTACCAGGTCGGCGAAGGCGTCAACCTGGTCGGTCAGGGCCCGATCCGCTACATGTACCAGCCGTCGCTGGTCGGCGACCCGAACTGCTACTCGTCGTCGATCCCGAGCACCGAGGTGCACGCGGCGGCCGGCCCGCAGAACCACTGGTTCTACCTGCTCGCCGAGGGCTCCGCGCCCGGTGGCGGCAAGCCGAACAGCCCGACCTGCAACAGCTCGTCGGTCACCGGGCTCGGCATCCAGAAGGCCGGCAAGATCTTCTACAACGGCCTGCTGAAGAAGACGTCGTCGTGGAACCACAAGGCCGCCCGCAAGGCGACCCTCGAAGCGGCGATCGCGCTCTACCCGGGCAGCTGCACCGAGTACAACACCACCAAGGCCGCGTGGGACGCCGTCTCCGTCACCGCCGCGACCGGTGAGCCGGCCTCGTGCACCGGCGGCGGGCCGGACTTCTCCGTCGCGCTGAACCCGGCTTCGGGTTCCGTGCAGCCGGGCGGTTCGGCCACCACGACCGTCAGCACCGCGATCACCTCCGGCGCGGCGCAGTCGATCACGCTGTCCGCCTCCGGCCTGCCCGCCGGCGCGACGGCGTCGTTCAGCCCGGCCACCGTCCAGTCGGGCGGTTCCTCGACGCTGACCATCGCGACGACGTCGTCGACGCCGACCGGCAGCTTCCCGATCACCATCACCGCGGACGGGGCCAGCACCGACCACACGGCTTCGTTCTCGCTCACCGTCGGTACCACCGGGTCGTGCGCGCCGGTGACCAACGGGACCCGGCTGAACATCCCGGACTACCCGGGTGCCGCGGTCAGCAGCACCAGCACCGTGGCCGGCTGCGCGCGCAACGCGTCGTCGACCACCAAGGTCGAGGTGCACATCACCCACACCTACAGCGGTGACCTGGTGCTCGACCTCGTCGCGCCGGACGGCTCGTCGTACCGGCTGAAGAACTCCAGCTCCTCCTCGACGCCCAACATCAACACGACCTACACCGTCAACGCCTCCTCGGAGGCCGGGAACGGTGCGTGGAAGCTCCAGATCCGCGACGTCGGCCCGGCCGACACCGGTTACCTGTCCTCCTGGACGTTGACCGTCTAG